In Blastopirellula sp. J2-11, a single genomic region encodes these proteins:
- a CDS encoding AAA family ATPase, which yields MKTNHVASPEPRARSAGSICEFQPVIDELRRALNATLKGKSEAVELVIACLLARGHLLLEDLPGLGKTTLAKALAMSVGGRFARVQCTPDLLPTDVTGFSIFNQKKREFEFIEGPVFSEVLLADEINRATPRTQSSLFEAMAERQVTIDKMTHRLTDSFFVIATQNPVDSHGAYPLPEAQLDRFAMKLTFGYPDRASELEMLAENIGAADRDRSPLPAILTPQSLQHLQEHVAGVHIQESVLRYLVDLATATRHHRDVTLGLSPRGLLTWQRVAQARAHLRGRDYVTPDDIQNVAMPVLQVRLSGDFDHPRSIIEAVLNDVEVPICG from the coding sequence ATGAAGACAAACCATGTCGCATCGCCGGAACCAAGAGCTCGCTCTGCAGGTTCGATCTGCGAATTCCAGCCGGTCATCGACGAACTACGCCGCGCACTTAATGCGACGCTTAAAGGCAAAAGCGAAGCGGTCGAACTTGTTATCGCCTGCCTACTAGCCAGAGGGCATCTTTTGCTCGAAGACTTGCCGGGGCTGGGTAAAACAACTCTCGCCAAAGCGTTGGCGATGTCGGTCGGCGGTCGTTTTGCCCGCGTTCAATGTACGCCTGACCTGCTGCCGACCGATGTAACCGGCTTTAGCATTTTCAACCAGAAAAAGCGAGAGTTTGAATTCATCGAAGGGCCGGTTTTCTCGGAGGTCTTACTCGCTGACGAAATCAATCGAGCGACCCCGCGAACGCAAAGTTCCCTATTCGAAGCGATGGCGGAGCGTCAAGTAACGATCGACAAAATGACGCATCGATTAACGGATTCGTTCTTTGTGATCGCGACTCAAAATCCTGTGGATAGTCACGGAGCCTATCCGCTGCCTGAGGCGCAGCTCGATCGATTTGCAATGAAATTAACCTTCGGATACCCAGACCGCGCCAGCGAACTAGAGATGCTCGCTGAAAATATTGGCGCAGCGGATCGCGATCGATCTCCGTTGCCGGCGATTCTAACGCCGCAGTCCTTGCAGCACCTCCAGGAACATGTCGCCGGCGTTCATATCCAAGAAAGCGTGCTCCGCTATCTCGTCGATTTGGCGACCGCAACGCGTCATCATCGCGATGTGACCTTAGGGCTTAGTCCACGCGGACTGCTGACATGGCAGCGAGTCGCCCAAGCGAGAGCTCATCTCCGTGGGCGCGACTATGTAACGCCTGACGATATCCAGAATGTCGCCATGCCGGTGCTGCAAGTCCGACTCTCCGGCGATTTTGACCATCCGCGGTCGATCATCGAAGCCGTACTAAACGATGTCGAAGTTCCTATCTGCGGTTAA
- a CDS encoding permease, protein MIETIFWGALLRFSQAAVAAIPTILIGILVAAIFRVWLGAVGTRKLFGESGIKSLVYAWLIGMLLPVCSLGVIPIAMELRRVKLSGGTILAFALTAPLFNPISVLYGLTLSDPVVIITFSFCSLIIVTGCGLLWDWCFRAVQQSSADDPPTVPEGWRRLLATALFGLREMTGPSMGYILIGLLGVAALSIALPYASLQQSAEHDDPMAILSMTVIAIPAYATPMVAMVQLASMFAHGNSVGAAFALLALGAGANVGLIGWMMRSYGLGRTAAWFGILIGVVIGLSYAVDGPLYPQGVEPAGHTHAFDSYCSPFNANTPNPMRSGWTELSKKIAPHEQVGAAMFALAMVCAIGLRFADPKQQIEAWLQTATPATKSLDRTIPGPVLGVISLVGLVVVSISGCYLYYPPPHEIFEEMRAINAEVIYGSRTGRWEVAQHWIPIFDDWSRKLEVSQFLRSGEVEPYHQYKGLVFREYLERLEHAVEDQETDKAKELAGKVNRAYTRLRKSYQD, encoded by the coding sequence ATGATCGAAACGATATTTTGGGGCGCTCTCTTGCGTTTCAGTCAAGCAGCCGTCGCCGCAATCCCCACGATCCTGATTGGAATCCTGGTCGCAGCGATTTTTCGCGTATGGTTAGGCGCAGTCGGCACGCGCAAGCTGTTTGGCGAATCAGGGATCAAGTCCTTGGTTTACGCTTGGCTCATTGGCATGCTGTTGCCGGTTTGCTCTCTCGGCGTAATCCCGATTGCGATGGAACTGCGTCGCGTCAAACTTTCTGGCGGCACGATCCTGGCGTTTGCGCTAACGGCGCCGCTGTTCAATCCGATTTCTGTCCTTTACGGCCTGACGTTATCGGATCCAGTGGTCATCATTACCTTTTCGTTTTGTTCGTTGATCATCGTAACCGGTTGCGGGCTCCTCTGGGATTGGTGCTTTCGCGCCGTTCAGCAGTCAAGCGCCGATGATCCGCCAACCGTGCCAGAAGGGTGGCGACGCTTGCTAGCCACCGCACTATTCGGTCTTCGTGAGATGACAGGGCCGTCGATGGGCTACATCTTGATCGGTCTGCTGGGAGTTGCCGCGCTCAGCATCGCTCTACCCTACGCCAGTCTTCAACAATCTGCCGAACATGATGATCCCATGGCGATTTTGTCCATGACGGTGATCGCTATTCCCGCCTATGCGACGCCGATGGTCGCCATGGTGCAATTGGCTTCGATGTTCGCCCATGGAAATTCGGTGGGAGCCGCTTTCGCACTCCTAGCGCTGGGAGCAGGCGCCAACGTGGGACTCATCGGATGGATGATGCGTTCGTACGGACTAGGAAGAACAGCCGCTTGGTTCGGAATTTTGATCGGCGTCGTCATTGGGCTTTCCTATGCGGTGGATGGTCCCCTTTATCCGCAAGGAGTCGAACCGGCTGGCCATACGCATGCGTTTGATTCTTACTGTTCCCCATTTAATGCAAATACGCCCAACCCAATGCGGTCAGGATGGACCGAATTGTCAAAGAAAATTGCTCCGCATGAACAAGTTGGCGCAGCAATGTTTGCGCTCGCAATGGTGTGCGCTATTGGCCTACGTTTTGCTGATCCCAAGCAACAAATCGAAGCCTGGCTACAGACCGCAACGCCTGCGACGAAATCGTTGGATCGTACTATCCCTGGTCCCGTTCTCGGAGTCATTTCTTTGGTCGGCCTGGTAGTCGTCAGTATCTCCGGTTGCTATCTCTACTATCCCCCGCCGCACGAAATCTTTGAAGAGATGCGCGCGATAAACGCCGAAGTCATTTATGGATCGCGAACTGGACGCTGGGAAGTGGCGCAGCATTGGATTCCGATCTTTGACGACTGGAGCCGCAAGCTAGAGGTAAGTCAGTTTTTGCGCAGCGGCGAAGTGGAACCCTACCATCAATACAAAGGGCTCGTCTTCCGCGAATACTTGGAGCGTCTCGAACACGCCGTCGAGGACCAAGAGACGGACAAGGCGAAAGAATTGGCTGGTAAAGTCAATCGTGCGTATACAAGACTACGCAAGTCGTATCAGGACTAA
- a CDS encoding LysR family transcriptional regulator, with protein MLPADVENANELVVQQLRSFCLVYEHRSYAAAAQKTGRSAPTLWEQVRSVEKRYGVVLFRRKGRRIEPTASAEVLYISLLPLLAGIDSTFEQIREFNTLGADTVTIVTGVRMMCEELGDPLAKFHKAMPKVRLRIVHGDDDTAVRMISEGTADLALTLERGAEQRDTPVSSERAYAIDYLAIFPMGHPLKKRKSLELAELIKYPIIVGHRGTSGRVLFEQALHRLDLLGKLQIAAETDNSAFTISCVRAGLGVGIVAGQAIESPLTYQLEKRSLSHSLGQAYVVFRRKKGRQATKVIRALMDLIRECGG; from the coding sequence TTGCTGCCTGCGGATGTCGAAAATGCGAACGAATTGGTAGTTCAGCAGTTACGTTCGTTCTGCCTGGTCTACGAGCATCGCAGCTATGCGGCGGCGGCGCAAAAGACCGGCCGTTCGGCGCCCACTCTGTGGGAGCAAGTTCGGTCCGTCGAAAAGCGTTATGGCGTGGTGTTATTTCGAAGGAAAGGGAGACGGATCGAGCCGACGGCTTCTGCTGAGGTCTTGTACATTTCCCTACTTCCCCTGCTTGCAGGCATCGACTCGACGTTCGAGCAGATACGAGAGTTCAATACGCTAGGCGCTGATACGGTGACCATCGTTACCGGCGTTCGGATGATGTGCGAGGAACTAGGGGATCCGCTCGCCAAGTTTCATAAGGCGATGCCCAAAGTTCGGTTGCGCATTGTTCATGGTGACGATGACACGGCTGTACGGATGATCTCGGAAGGGACGGCGGACCTTGCGTTAACACTTGAAAGAGGCGCCGAGCAGCGTGATACGCCTGTCTCCAGCGAGCGCGCCTATGCGATTGACTATCTGGCGATCTTTCCGATGGGCCATCCGCTCAAGAAAAGAAAGTCGTTAGAACTTGCGGAGTTGATTAAGTATCCCATCATTGTTGGGCATCGCGGAACGTCGGGAAGAGTTCTTTTCGAGCAGGCGCTGCATCGCTTGGATTTACTGGGCAAACTTCAAATCGCCGCCGAGACGGACAATAGCGCCTTCACGATCTCTTGCGTCCGCGCTGGACTCGGAGTCGGGATCGTAGCAGGACAAGCGATCGAAAGCCCGTTAACGTATCAGTTAGAAAAACGTTCACTCTCGCACTCGCTGGGTCAGGCCTACGTCGTCTTTCGGAGAAAAAAAGGGCGACAAGCCACCAAGGTCATTCGCGCATTGATGGATCTGATCCGCGAATGTGGCGGATAG
- a CDS encoding DUF5060 domain-containing protein, translated as MGIGAEISGELKTWHKVTLTTDGPQANETDKSPNPFTDYRMTVDFQHESGSPHYQVPGYFAADGHAAETSAQSGNQWRAHLSPDKPGKWTYKVSFVKGKHAALDSAATGTAVKGVDGLSGEFEVAASDKTGRDFRGQGRLGYVGKRYLQFAGTKDYFLKAGADAPETFLAYKEFDDTIANKKNVPLKTWDAHRRDWRDGDPTWKNGQGKGIIGAINYLAEKGCNVISFLPYNAGGDGDNVWPFVERNDQVHYDCSKLDQWQIVFDHAQSKGIYLHFKLQETEMDDDVPTSLNKGDLGPERKLYCREIVARFGHELALNWNLGEENTQTPKQQREMAQYLKDVDPYDHHLVVHTFPGQQDKVYSKLLGDQSVLTGASLQNEWDQAHARTLKWVTESAKAGRPWVVANDEQGPASFGVPADPGYEGKDGVAGKDHDKYDLHDIRKQTLWGTLTAGGAGVEYYFGYQLPQNDLICEDFRSRDQSWDYCRIALDFFQENEIPFWEMKNADSRLSSDSQSKPQYCFAKPGTVYVVYLGDGGEAKLDLKNDSQDYQVRWFDPRNGGELQKAKVTEVKGGAVVSLGAPPKSVDQDWVILLSR; from the coding sequence ATGGGGATCGGTGCGGAGATTAGCGGCGAGCTTAAAACTTGGCACAAAGTCACTCTTACGACAGACGGTCCACAAGCCAACGAAACCGACAAAAGCCCAAATCCATTCACCGATTATCGGATGACCGTTGACTTCCAACACGAGTCCGGATCTCCCCACTATCAGGTCCCTGGCTACTTTGCAGCGGATGGCCACGCTGCAGAAACCTCGGCCCAATCAGGCAATCAATGGCGAGCTCATCTCTCGCCGGATAAGCCTGGCAAATGGACTTACAAGGTTTCGTTTGTCAAAGGAAAGCATGCGGCGCTCGACTCGGCTGCAACAGGGACCGCCGTTAAAGGCGTCGATGGGCTTTCCGGAGAATTTGAAGTAGCCGCCAGCGATAAGACGGGGAGAGACTTTCGCGGCCAGGGACGACTTGGCTACGTCGGCAAACGCTATTTGCAATTCGCTGGGACGAAAGACTACTTCCTGAAAGCGGGCGCAGACGCACCAGAGACGTTTCTCGCCTACAAAGAATTCGATGATACCATCGCCAATAAAAAGAATGTCCCGTTGAAAACGTGGGACGCCCATCGTCGCGACTGGCGTGACGGTGATCCAACCTGGAAGAACGGCCAAGGAAAAGGGATCATCGGGGCAATCAACTACCTTGCGGAGAAGGGTTGCAACGTCATCTCCTTCTTGCCCTACAACGCAGGTGGTGATGGAGACAATGTATGGCCATTTGTTGAGCGCAACGATCAGGTTCACTACGACTGCTCGAAGCTGGATCAATGGCAAATCGTCTTTGATCATGCTCAATCGAAAGGGATCTACCTGCACTTCAAGCTGCAAGAAACCGAGATGGATGATGACGTTCCGACCTCACTAAATAAGGGCGATCTTGGTCCGGAGCGGAAGCTCTACTGTCGCGAAATTGTCGCTCGTTTCGGGCACGAACTGGCGTTGAATTGGAACCTTGGCGAAGAAAATACGCAGACCCCGAAACAGCAACGGGAGATGGCGCAGTACCTCAAAGATGTCGACCCCTACGATCACCACCTTGTTGTTCATACATTTCCGGGTCAGCAAGACAAAGTTTATTCCAAGCTTCTCGGGGATCAGTCGGTCCTCACCGGCGCATCGCTACAAAACGAATGGGACCAGGCTCACGCACGTACATTGAAGTGGGTGACCGAGTCAGCTAAAGCGGGACGGCCATGGGTAGTCGCCAATGATGAACAAGGACCGGCCTCGTTTGGAGTTCCGGCCGATCCTGGATACGAGGGAAAAGATGGAGTCGCGGGGAAAGACCACGACAAATATGACCTCCATGACATTCGGAAGCAAACGCTGTGGGGAACGTTAACGGCAGGCGGCGCCGGCGTCGAGTATTACTTCGGCTATCAATTGCCGCAGAACGATCTGATATGCGAAGACTTTCGGAGTCGCGATCAATCCTGGGACTACTGCCGGATCGCTCTCGACTTCTTTCAAGAGAATGAGATCCCCTTTTGGGAAATGAAGAATGCGGATTCGCGTTTGAGTTCCGATTCGCAGTCAAAGCCGCAATATTGCTTTGCGAAGCCGGGAACCGTTTATGTCGTCTATCTCGGTGACGGCGGAGAAGCAAAACTTGATTTGAAAAATGATTCGCAGGATTATCAAGTTCGCTGGTTTGATCCTCGCAACGGCGGCGAACTTCAAAAGGCGAAAGTCACCGAAGTCAAAGGGGGAGCCGTCGTGTCGCTAGGCGCGCCTCCCAAAAGTGTTGATCAGGACTGGGTAATCCTTTTAAGCCGATAG
- a CDS encoding DUF1559 domain-containing protein, which produces MSRRGFTLVELLVVIAIIGVLIALLLPAVQQAREAARRMQCTNKLKQLGLAIHNYHDSFGTLPAGAITTATASTAAGDQGNASWGWGALILPFLEQQNMADRLGVGKIPLDDYVKATASTGITLDDKSLVLNAFICPSDAGPVVNDSSKFSRTGGNPFDTTPANLAPKSNYNGCFGHNRSRVWDNSQYKTVASGAFRYSGGASKADALGLKDITDGTTNTILLGERAYTLKQNIHFYPGTWIGCLAGSHEDCHEDIWFTLRGPINGAQGGLNFTAPDTDTVQLWSRQEGLSSVHPGGVNVALADASVRFLSETLEWSYGGDGDSTINTVSERLASINDGLPIGDF; this is translated from the coding sequence ATGTCTCGTCGAGGATTTACGCTAGTCGAACTGTTGGTGGTGATCGCCATCATTGGCGTTTTGATCGCTTTATTGCTGCCCGCTGTGCAACAAGCACGCGAGGCGGCGCGTCGAATGCAATGCACCAACAAGCTCAAACAGCTTGGTTTGGCGATTCACAACTATCACGATTCGTTTGGAACCTTACCAGCCGGTGCGATCACCACAGCTACCGCGTCAACTGCGGCCGGCGATCAGGGAAACGCCAGCTGGGGCTGGGGAGCGCTGATACTTCCCTTTCTTGAACAACAAAACATGGCGGATCGTTTGGGCGTAGGAAAAATTCCGCTTGACGATTACGTGAAAGCTACGGCGTCCACCGGAATCACGTTAGATGACAAATCTCTGGTCTTGAACGCATTCATTTGTCCCTCGGACGCCGGACCTGTCGTCAACGATTCCTCTAAATTTTCACGCACAGGAGGAAACCCCTTCGATACGACTCCGGCGAATCTGGCTCCGAAATCAAACTACAACGGCTGCTTTGGTCATAATCGATCACGAGTTTGGGACAACAGTCAATACAAAACCGTCGCGTCCGGCGCGTTCCGGTATTCCGGCGGCGCCTCGAAAGCAGATGCTCTCGGCCTCAAGGACATCACCGACGGCACCACAAATACGATCCTGTTAGGCGAACGGGCTTATACGCTGAAACAAAATATCCACTTTTATCCTGGAACATGGATCGGTTGTCTTGCAGGCAGTCATGAAGATTGCCATGAAGACATCTGGTTTACGCTTCGCGGTCCGATCAACGGCGCCCAGGGGGGACTTAACTTCACCGCTCCAGATACCGACACGGTCCAACTTTGGTCGCGTCAGGAAGGGCTTTCAAGCGTGCACCCAGGGGGCGTAAACGTCGCTCTGGCTGACGCATCAGTCCGATTCCTCTCGGAGACGCTGGAATGGAGC